One window from the genome of Microbacterium sulfonylureivorans encodes:
- a CDS encoding type IV toxin-antitoxin system AbiEi family antitoxin has protein sequence MASPFLYFVDDRLSLAELSAARLDGDVVELGEAYIPADAVETRALRAGSLTGLLGDTLAATHLTAAWVHGALPDPPALHTVQRAVPRRLHRVPVRHLVYRDLAVADADLEVVGGVRVTTPVRTLVDLCRVADDAHTRAARLMAAERAELVDEAIARLHGGALPHKRAALAPLRRLAAAEAATTTT, from the coding sequence ATGGCGTCTCCGTTCCTGTACTTCGTCGATGACCGGCTGTCACTCGCGGAGCTCTCTGCAGCGCGACTCGACGGCGATGTGGTGGAGCTCGGTGAGGCGTACATCCCCGCGGATGCCGTCGAGACGCGCGCGCTGCGCGCCGGATCGCTGACCGGTCTGCTCGGCGACACCCTCGCCGCCACCCATCTCACGGCGGCCTGGGTGCACGGCGCGCTCCCCGATCCGCCTGCTCTCCACACCGTGCAGCGAGCGGTGCCACGACGGCTGCATCGGGTTCCGGTCCGCCACCTCGTCTATCGCGACCTCGCCGTGGCAGACGCCGACCTCGAGGTCGTGGGCGGCGTGCGGGTGACGACGCCGGTGCGAACACTGGTCGACCTGTGCCGGGTGGCCGACGACGCCCACACCCGAGCGGCGAGGCTGATGGCGGCAGAGCGCGCAGAGCTCGTGGATGAGGCGATCGCCCGACTGCACGGCGGTGCACTCCCCCACAAGCGCGCCGCGCTCGCGCCGCTG
- a CDS encoding DUF349 domain-containing protein, with translation MREASGWRVVGQYPDGSPEEALAYFERKYADLASEVTLLEVRHRRAGASASDLRGAARTVSAKLEGAAAVGDLASLEARVAALTQTLAAASATEAAAAREAVDEAVRDRTALVEKAEALAARDPRSVQWKQATTELNELFEQWQSQQQNGPRLPKAAAQQLWKRFRDARSTVDKHRREFYAELDEAHKGVRERKTKLVEKAEALAPKGEDGIPAYRDLLDEWKMAGRAGKKVDDALWARFKAAGDALYSARIERETADAEASREKIEQKRALLDEAKAVADEREIAKARSLLTGIQRRWDEIGRIFPRDAERALDDDLRKIEQALRTREDSDWKRNNPETKARANDMTRQLTDAIEKLEDELAAAKKSGDKKAIANASDALEARKSWLKALGG, from the coding sequence GTGCGAGAGGCGTCCGGATGGCGCGTCGTCGGCCAGTATCCCGACGGCTCGCCCGAGGAGGCCCTCGCGTACTTCGAGCGCAAGTACGCCGATCTGGCGAGCGAGGTCACGCTCCTCGAAGTCCGTCACCGTCGGGCCGGGGCTTCCGCATCCGATCTGCGGGGCGCCGCACGCACCGTCTCGGCGAAGCTCGAGGGCGCGGCCGCCGTCGGCGACCTCGCGAGTCTCGAGGCCCGCGTGGCCGCGCTCACGCAGACGCTGGCTGCAGCATCCGCCACCGAGGCCGCCGCGGCGCGAGAGGCCGTCGACGAGGCCGTCCGCGACCGCACCGCACTCGTCGAGAAGGCCGAGGCTCTCGCGGCGCGCGACCCGCGCTCCGTGCAGTGGAAGCAGGCCACCACCGAGCTGAACGAGCTCTTCGAGCAGTGGCAGTCGCAGCAGCAGAACGGACCGCGTCTCCCGAAGGCCGCCGCGCAGCAGCTGTGGAAGAGGTTCCGCGACGCGCGTTCGACGGTCGACAAGCACCGCCGCGAGTTCTACGCCGAGCTCGACGAGGCCCACAAGGGCGTCCGCGAGCGCAAGACGAAGCTGGTCGAGAAGGCAGAGGCCCTCGCGCCCAAGGGCGAGGACGGCATCCCCGCGTACCGCGACCTCCTCGATGAGTGGAAGATGGCGGGCCGCGCGGGCAAGAAGGTCGACGACGCACTCTGGGCGCGGTTCAAGGCCGCGGGCGATGCGCTCTACTCCGCGCGGATCGAGCGTGAGACCGCTGACGCCGAGGCATCGCGAGAGAAGATCGAGCAGAAGCGGGCCCTCCTCGACGAGGCGAAGGCGGTCGCGGACGAGCGGGAGATCGCCAAGGCACGGTCGCTCCTGACCGGCATCCAGCGGCGCTGGGACGAGATCGGCCGCATCTTCCCCCGCGACGCCGAGCGTGCCCTCGACGACGACCTGCGCAAGATCGAGCAGGCCCTCCGCACGCGCGAGGACTCCGACTGGAAGCGCAACAACCCCGAGACCAAGGCGCGCGCGAACGACATGACGCGTCAGCTGACGGATGCGATCGAGAAGCTCGAGGACGAACTCGCGGCGGCGAAGAAGTCGGGTGACAAGAAGGCGATCGCGAACGCCAGCGACGCCCTCGAGGCGCGCAAGTCCTGGCTCAAGGCGCTGGGCGGCTGA
- a CDS encoding dioxygenase, producing MANGGKDRGARESRERARVYQARQEFHRGQAKRRTRDNLIAGIAGGLLVVGVLAAQTAYFVTGPGAPVPTPTVTSTPTPTTSTTPTPTTSATPTPTP from the coding sequence GTGGCGAACGGTGGCAAGGATCGCGGAGCACGCGAGTCGCGAGAGCGAGCTCGGGTCTATCAGGCGCGTCAGGAGTTCCACCGCGGGCAGGCGAAGCGACGCACCCGGGACAACCTCATCGCGGGGATCGCCGGTGGCCTGCTCGTCGTCGGCGTGCTGGCCGCGCAGACCGCGTACTTCGTCACCGGTCCCGGTGCGCCGGTGCCGACCCCGACGGTGACATCGACGCCCACGCCCACGACCTCGACGACGCCGACTCCCACCACGAGCGCGACGCCGACCCCCACGCCCTGA